One Pseudonocardia sediminis DNA window includes the following coding sequences:
- a CDS encoding acyl-CoA dehydrogenase family protein, producing the protein MTAIAAPASATELEEYRDRCRSWLARTSIPRAPLPLAERFRVLREWQRTLHAAGWLGIAWSADAGGQGLSHLHQLVFAEELARARAPQPIGLIGLEVVGPSIDRFGTPSQRSELLPRLLSGEDIWCQGFSEPDAGSDLASLRTRAEVDGDDFVVSGQKVWTSWGHLASWCAMLVRTDPTAPKSRGISYLLVDMSSPGITTRPLTQMTGDQEFCEVFLDRVRVPRANLVGEQNGGWAIARHTLGTERAAYTLRRRVEYEVALQDAIHELGACRTRDADPARAYRVRAAVGRSHVALSVLRAQTRKTVDRLAAGTGPVADDSVDKLLLNHVEQQVYGSIAELLGPLRAAPDSRPLGLDATRWAHDRLYSRAASIYGGTSQIQRNIIAERLLGLPRD; encoded by the coding sequence ATGACCGCGATCGCCGCGCCGGCTTCGGCCACCGAGCTGGAGGAGTACCGCGATCGGTGCCGCTCCTGGCTCGCCCGGACGTCCATCCCCCGGGCGCCGTTGCCACTCGCCGAGCGCTTCCGGGTCCTGCGCGAGTGGCAGCGCACGCTCCACGCCGCCGGTTGGCTGGGCATCGCCTGGTCCGCGGACGCCGGCGGGCAGGGGCTGTCCCACCTGCACCAGCTCGTGTTCGCCGAGGAACTCGCGAGAGCACGCGCGCCCCAGCCCATCGGGCTCATCGGGCTCGAGGTGGTGGGACCGTCCATCGACCGGTTCGGCACCCCGAGCCAGCGCTCCGAGCTACTCCCCCGGTTGCTGTCCGGGGAGGACATCTGGTGCCAGGGCTTCTCCGAGCCGGACGCCGGATCGGATCTGGCGTCGCTGCGCACACGCGCGGAGGTCGACGGCGACGACTTCGTGGTGTCGGGGCAGAAGGTGTGGACCAGTTGGGGTCACCTGGCCTCCTGGTGCGCCATGCTCGTGCGCACCGACCCCACCGCACCGAAGAGCCGGGGCATCAGCTACCTGCTGGTCGACATGTCCTCCCCCGGCATCACGACCCGGCCGCTGACCCAGATGACCGGGGACCAGGAGTTCTGTGAGGTGTTCCTTGACCGGGTGCGGGTGCCGCGCGCGAACCTGGTCGGTGAGCAGAACGGCGGATGGGCGATCGCGCGGCACACGCTCGGAACCGAGCGCGCCGCCTACACGCTGCGCCGCCGTGTGGAGTACGAGGTCGCGTTGCAGGACGCGATCCACGAGCTGGGCGCGTGCCGGACCCGCGACGCCGACCCCGCCCGGGCATACCGGGTCCGGGCCGCCGTCGGTCGCTCGCACGTGGCGCTGAGCGTTCTGCGAGCACAGACCCGCAAGACCGTCGACAGGCTGGCGGCGGGAACCGGGCCGGTGGCCGACGACTCGGTCGACAAACTGCTGCTCAACCACGTCGAGCAGCAGGTCTACGGCTCGATCGCCGAGCTGCTCGGGCCCCTGCGGGCCGCGCCGGACAGCCGTCCGCTCGGCCTCGATGCGACCCGCTGGGCGCACGACCGCCTGTACTCGCGAGCAGCGTCGATCTACGGCGGAACCTCGCAGATCCAGCGCAACATCATCGCCGAACGGCTACTGGGGCTTCCTCGTGACTGA
- a CDS encoding acyl-CoA dehydrogenase family protein: MTDSVTTEVEQTVDAYLTRSFDAQRRLALVDARAWDPTFLDEVQALGWFALAVPESAGGLGMPLSAAGAAMLPLGRHLVPGPMIEQLVLPALLLRHIDEGDARRAELAGAVVALVDPEAHGSWSRDGDRVRVRDGHLSGDLTAVRFGREADLLVAVADSPDGPQVHLLGSRSAAVTVQPAASADPTASLATVTFVPQAGAPAEPVLAGRAAERFLTEMRAWARILAACELSGIATALLETTTAFVQVREQFGRPIGSFQAVKHVLADMHALACSLRNVCDSVLADAVSACPDDLSMLAAVAKAFAADAALEVCESAVQMHGGAGFTTETDLHLYYKRALALRAWYGDHEELAHRIGDALLTGSHVHESRNVS; the protein is encoded by the coding sequence GTGACTGACTCCGTGACGACCGAGGTCGAGCAGACGGTCGACGCCTACCTGACGCGGTCCTTCGATGCGCAGCGCAGGCTCGCACTCGTCGACGCGCGCGCCTGGGACCCGACCTTCCTCGACGAAGTGCAGGCCCTCGGCTGGTTCGCGCTGGCCGTTCCCGAGAGTGCCGGTGGCCTGGGGATGCCCCTGTCCGCCGCGGGCGCGGCGATGCTGCCGCTCGGCCGGCATCTCGTGCCGGGTCCGATGATCGAGCAGCTCGTCCTCCCCGCGCTGCTGCTGCGCCACATCGACGAGGGTGACGCGCGCCGCGCCGAGCTCGCCGGTGCCGTCGTCGCGCTCGTCGACCCGGAAGCCCACGGGAGCTGGTCGCGGGACGGCGACCGGGTGCGGGTGCGGGACGGGCATCTCAGCGGCGACCTGACGGCGGTCCGGTTCGGCCGGGAGGCCGATCTCCTGGTGGCCGTCGCCGACTCGCCCGACGGGCCGCAGGTGCACCTTCTCGGGTCCCGCAGCGCCGCGGTCACCGTCCAACCAGCGGCGAGCGCTGACCCCACCGCGAGCCTCGCCACGGTCACGTTCGTCCCGCAGGCCGGAGCGCCGGCCGAGCCGGTGCTCGCCGGTCGGGCGGCCGAGCGTTTCCTGACCGAGATGCGCGCGTGGGCCCGGATCCTGGCGGCGTGCGAGCTCTCCGGCATCGCCACCGCGCTCCTCGAAACCACCACGGCGTTCGTGCAGGTCCGGGAGCAGTTCGGTCGCCCGATCGGCTCGTTCCAGGCGGTGAAACACGTCCTCGCCGACATGCACGCGCTGGCCTGCTCGTTGCGCAACGTGTGCGACAGCGTGCTGGCCGATGCCGTCTCGGCCTGCCCCGACGACCTCTCCATGCTCGCGGCCGTCGCCAAGGCCTTCGCCGCGGACGCCGCCCTCGAGGTCTGTGAGAGCGCGGTCCAGATGCACGGGGGCGCCGGGTTCACCACCGAGACCGACCTGCATCTCTACTACAAGCGGGCCCTCGCGCTGCGGGCCTGGTACGGCGACCACGAGGAGCTCGCGCACCGGATCGGCGACGCCCTGCTCACCGGGTCACACGTACACGAGTCCCGGAACGTGTCGTGA
- a CDS encoding AMP-binding protein produces MSTGALGRRRPHPDRAAAYDATGLWEGTRVDSHLRTAARRHPDRRALVDRAGEWTYGALDREVDRWAAALLRHGVGPGDVVSWQLPNRWEAVVLHQATLRLGAVSNPIIPIYRHSEVAFILRQARSEILVVPATFRGFDFPAMVGDIRSELPDLATVVVVGGRAPDGTLSVDEFLATTEADPRAGDPPSDADAIALLLYTSGTTSAPKGALHTHDTLDYENRSMIEFFGLSSSDVVFMPSPVAHITGVLYGLQLPFMLGGAVVLLDVWEPGVGLELIERHGCTFVVAATPFLHGLVHHPSRTPEATRTLRTFACGGADVPPELVRRAAEDLGCLVSRVYGSTEFPTATSTNLSDPPVKRARTDGRVIGAAQVSVVDDRDRPVPPGEPGHLLVRGPELFVGYLDESLDAESFTPDGWFRTGDRAVVDDDGYLEITGRQKDIIVRGGENISAKEIEDHLFEHPKVADVAVVAVADPVLVERACAVVVPRPGAEVELGELTAWLVERHRIAVQKLPERLELVDELPRTASGKVQKFKLRDRLRRSGVAVAPNR; encoded by the coding sequence GTGAGCACCGGCGCCCTCGGTCGTCGCCGCCCCCACCCCGACCGCGCCGCCGCGTACGACGCGACCGGCCTGTGGGAGGGCACCCGCGTCGACAGCCACCTGCGTACGGCGGCACGACGGCACCCGGACCGGCGGGCGCTCGTCGACCGTGCCGGCGAGTGGACCTACGGCGCCCTGGACCGCGAGGTGGACCGATGGGCCGCCGCCCTGCTCCGGCACGGTGTCGGGCCCGGCGATGTCGTCTCCTGGCAGCTGCCGAACCGGTGGGAGGCAGTGGTGCTGCACCAGGCGACGCTGCGGCTCGGCGCCGTCAGCAACCCGATCATCCCGATCTACCGGCATTCCGAGGTCGCCTTCATCCTGCGCCAGGCCCGTTCGGAGATCCTCGTCGTGCCCGCGACGTTCCGTGGCTTCGACTTTCCGGCCATGGTCGGTGACATCCGTTCCGAGCTCCCGGACCTCGCCACGGTCGTCGTCGTGGGTGGCCGGGCACCGGACGGGACCCTCAGCGTCGATGAATTCCTCGCCACGACCGAGGCCGACCCGCGGGCGGGTGACCCGCCGTCCGATGCCGACGCGATAGCACTGCTGCTGTACACCTCGGGGACGACGTCGGCCCCGAAGGGTGCGCTGCACACCCACGACACGCTCGACTACGAGAACCGCAGCATGATCGAGTTCTTCGGTCTGTCGAGCTCCGACGTGGTGTTCATGCCGTCCCCGGTCGCCCACATCACCGGTGTCCTCTACGGCCTGCAGCTCCCCTTCATGCTCGGTGGCGCGGTGGTCCTCCTGGACGTCTGGGAACCCGGCGTCGGCCTGGAGCTGATCGAGCGCCACGGATGCACGTTCGTGGTGGCGGCCACGCCGTTCCTGCACGGACTGGTCCACCATCCGTCCCGCACGCCCGAGGCGACGCGCACGCTGCGAACGTTCGCCTGCGGGGGTGCCGACGTGCCGCCCGAACTCGTCCGACGGGCGGCCGAGGACCTCGGCTGCCTCGTCAGCCGCGTCTACGGGTCCACCGAGTTCCCGACCGCGACCAGCACCAACCTGTCCGACCCGCCGGTCAAGCGCGCCCGCACCGACGGGCGAGTGATCGGCGCGGCGCAGGTGTCGGTGGTCGACGACCGGGACCGCCCGGTTCCGCCAGGGGAGCCGGGTCACCTGCTCGTGCGGGGCCCGGAGTTGTTCGTCGGCTACCTGGACGAGTCGCTCGATGCGGAGTCGTTCACCCCGGACGGCTGGTTCCGCACCGGGGACCGCGCCGTCGTCGACGACGACGGCTACCTCGAGATCACCGGTCGGCAGAAGGACATCATCGTCCGCGGCGGCGAGAACATCAGCGCCAAGGAGATCGAGGATCACCTGTTCGAGCACCCCAAGGTGGCCGACGTCGCCGTGGTGGCGGTGGCCGACCCGGTGCTCGTGGAGCGGGCCTGCGCCGTCGTCGTCCCGCGACCGGGTGCCGAGGTGGAGCTCGGAGAGCTCACGGCCTGGCTCGTCGAGCGCCACCGCATCGCCGTGCAGAAGCTTCCGGAACGCCTGGAACTGGTGGACGAGCTGCCGCGCACCGCCAGCGGGAAGGTCCAGAAGTTCAAGCTGCGCGACCGGCTCCGCCGCTCGGGGGTCGCCGTCGCCCCGAACCGGTAG
- a CDS encoding SMP-30/gluconolactonase/LRE family protein: protein MKIHSSSPFSTGHQFLEAPRWHDGHLWGSDFFAQHVVRFDEDGSHRSIAKIEGSPSGLGFLPDGSVLVVAQAAATVLRIAPDGTTTEYADFSDIATGLGNDMLVSPSGHAYAGNFGFALGSEDPRTTNLAHIDPSGRVQRVPGEVLFPNGAALTADGRTLLLAETFTHRISAFDVAADGSLSNLRTWAQLPDTYHPDGIALDGDGGVWFGNALTLGDDSGFYRVVEGGDVTDCVSTPGTWAVACAFGGPGLDVLYLMCNTTTLEDFHEGRSTGSVATASVGRTGVTPAGAG from the coding sequence ATGAAGATCCACTCGAGCAGTCCGTTCTCGACCGGACACCAGTTTCTGGAAGCCCCGCGCTGGCACGACGGCCACCTGTGGGGCAGCGACTTCTTCGCCCAGCACGTCGTCCGGTTCGACGAGGACGGTTCGCACCGGTCGATCGCCAAGATCGAGGGGTCTCCATCCGGACTGGGCTTCCTCCCCGACGGCTCGGTGCTGGTCGTCGCGCAGGCGGCCGCCACGGTCCTGCGGATCGCGCCCGACGGCACGACCACCGAGTACGCGGACTTCAGTGACATCGCGACCGGTCTCGGCAACGACATGCTCGTGTCGCCGTCCGGCCACGCCTACGCCGGCAACTTCGGCTTCGCCCTCGGCTCCGAGGATCCGAGGACGACCAACCTGGCCCACATCGACCCCTCCGGCCGTGTGCAGCGGGTCCCCGGCGAGGTGCTGTTCCCCAACGGCGCCGCGCTGACCGCGGACGGGCGGACGCTGCTGCTGGCCGAGACGTTCACGCACCGCATCAGCGCGTTCGACGTCGCCGCGGACGGGTCGCTGTCGAATCTGCGGACCTGGGCTCAGCTGCCGGACACCTACCACCCGGACGGCATCGCGCTGGACGGCGACGGCGGCGTCTGGTTCGGGAACGCGCTCACCCTGGGCGACGACAGCGGCTTCTACCGCGTGGTCGAGGGCGGCGACGTCACCGACTGCGTGAGCACGCCGGGCACCTGGGCGGTCGCCTGCGCGTTCGGAGGTCCCGGGCTCGACGTCCTGTACCTGATGTGCAACACGACGACCCTCGAGGACTTCCACGAGGGCCGGTCGACCGGATCGGTCGCGACGGCGTCCGTGGGCCGCACCGGCGTCACGCCGGCGGGCGCGGGCTGA
- a CDS encoding TetR/AcrR family transcriptional regulator, translated as MSTATARPAGDGRARRPKSRRADIGEAASDLFAARGFHSVRMDDIARASGITARALYRHYTNKQALLAHVVHSDQARLVDVLTLLGENPPPDPEAGLRALIDAALQSRRLSLLWQREARHLGTDDYVAVRARTRWIADRVAAIIIAPARPDLDPFLSELRSWAVVGLVTSPGHFDTSLSRTRLAELLLQAGLRIVAGTPVEGPRHDRQPPVDRAPTARRELLIRSAAHAFRRHGYGGVGIDEIGREAGVVGPALYRYFDTKADLLVAVVTRFDEWLALETARALRRPVPDGRVIHELVDGYVRLNAQETDVASVSVTEPLYLPADVGERHDRLAGDHAGEWSRWLRLTRPDLSDPEVAALVHAARTTIDGIVRIPHLQNERRLQPELARLADDILGVSP; from the coding sequence ATGAGTACCGCAACCGCACGCCCGGCGGGTGACGGGCGTGCCAGGCGGCCCAAGTCCCGACGGGCCGACATCGGCGAGGCCGCCAGCGACCTGTTCGCCGCCCGCGGCTTCCACTCGGTCCGGATGGACGACATCGCCCGGGCCAGCGGCATCACGGCGCGGGCGCTGTACCGCCACTACACGAACAAGCAGGCGCTGCTGGCCCACGTCGTGCACTCCGACCAGGCCCGCCTCGTCGACGTCCTGACCCTGCTCGGGGAGAACCCGCCACCCGATCCCGAGGCGGGACTCCGAGCACTGATCGACGCCGCCCTGCAGAGCCGGCGCCTCTCGTTGCTGTGGCAGCGTGAGGCCCGCCATCTCGGCACCGACGACTACGTCGCGGTGCGGGCGCGGACCCGGTGGATCGCGGACCGGGTCGCTGCCATCATCATCGCCCCGGCCAGGCCCGACCTCGACCCGTTCCTGTCCGAGCTGCGTAGCTGGGCGGTCGTCGGCCTGGTGACCAGCCCGGGCCACTTCGACACCAGCCTGTCGCGCACCCGCCTGGCGGAGCTCCTGCTCCAGGCGGGCCTGCGCATCGTCGCAGGCACACCGGTGGAGGGCCCGCGCCACGACCGGCAACCGCCGGTCGATCGCGCACCGACCGCGCGTCGGGAGCTGCTCATCCGGTCCGCGGCCCACGCGTTCCGCAGGCACGGCTACGGCGGCGTGGGCATCGACGAGATCGGGCGCGAGGCCGGCGTGGTCGGGCCCGCGCTCTACCGCTACTTCGACACGAAGGCGGACCTCCTGGTCGCCGTCGTCACCCGGTTCGACGAGTGGCTGGCGCTCGAGACCGCCCGAGCGCTCCGCCGGCCCGTCCCCGACGGCCGGGTCATCCACGAACTCGTCGACGGCTACGTCCGGCTCAACGCCCAGGAGACCGACGTGGCCTCCGTCTCCGTCACCGAGCCGCTGTACTTGCCCGCGGACGTCGGAGAGCGCCACGACCGGCTGGCCGGCGACCACGCGGGCGAATGGTCACGCTGGCTGAGGCTGACGCGCCCAGACCTGTCCGATCCCGAGGTGGCCGCGCTGGTGCACGCCGCGCGAACGACCATCGACGGAATCGTCCGGATCCCACACCTGCAGAACGAACGGCGTCTCCAGCCGGAGCTCGCGCGCCTGGCCGACGACATCCTCGGTGTATCGCCGTAA
- a CDS encoding Rieske (2Fe-2S) protein translates to MSGPPGSRGVVVAAADEIPVGGRKIVEVDGRSIGVFHLPDGYVALRTTCPHESAPLCEGILTGAITSPGPGRYHYDRRGEILRCPWHRWEFDVRNGRSWTDPDRVRVRSYPVTTDGGPVVVHV, encoded by the coding sequence GTGAGTGGGCCACCGGGGTCGCGCGGGGTCGTCGTCGCCGCGGCGGACGAGATCCCGGTCGGGGGTCGCAAGATCGTCGAGGTCGACGGGCGGTCGATCGGCGTGTTCCACCTTCCGGACGGCTACGTCGCGCTGCGCACCACCTGCCCGCACGAGAGTGCGCCGCTGTGCGAGGGCATCCTGACCGGCGCGATCACCTCACCTGGCCCGGGCCGGTACCACTACGACCGGCGCGGGGAGATCCTGCGCTGCCCGTGGCACCGGTGGGAGTTCGATGTCCGCAACGGGCGGTCGTGGACCGACCCCGACCGCGTGCGAGTACGCAGCTATCCGGTGACCACCGACGGCGGGCCGGTCGTCGTCCACGTGTGA
- a CDS encoding amidohydrolase family protein — translation MIDCDVHNAVASDSALLPYLSARWRRHLEQVGSRTFSPFTRGHAYPKAARFASRHDAWPPSGGLPGSDLEFMRAQLLDAYDVEYAVLNCLYRAPEQRNADFGAALAAAVNDWQVEHWLGRDARLRASLTVPFEFPDLAAAEIERAAAHPGFVQVLLYPRTSAPLGRRHYRPIFEAACRAGLPVGIHAASTTPGPITASGWPSYYIEDHTGLAVAFQAQLISLIFEGVFDRFPDLRVVLMEGGFAWVPALMARLDALQERLGDEVPDLAHPPSYYLRHHVRITTQPMEEPERPGDLVPLLREIGQEVLMFSSDYPHWDFENPHRAFRTRVPADLHQRIMVDNARAQYRFTS, via the coding sequence ATGATCGACTGCGACGTGCACAACGCCGTGGCGTCCGACTCGGCGCTGCTGCCCTACCTGTCGGCGCGGTGGCGACGGCACCTCGAACAGGTGGGCTCGCGGACGTTCTCCCCGTTCACGCGGGGCCACGCCTACCCGAAGGCAGCGCGATTCGCGAGCAGGCACGACGCCTGGCCGCCGTCTGGCGGGCTGCCGGGCTCGGACCTGGAGTTCATGCGCGCGCAGCTGCTCGACGCCTACGACGTCGAGTACGCGGTCCTGAACTGCCTGTACCGGGCACCCGAACAGCGCAACGCCGACTTCGGCGCCGCGCTCGCCGCCGCGGTCAACGACTGGCAGGTCGAGCACTGGTTGGGTCGCGACGCCAGGCTGCGGGCCTCGCTGACGGTCCCGTTCGAGTTCCCGGACCTGGCCGCGGCGGAGATCGAGCGAGCCGCGGCGCACCCCGGTTTCGTCCAGGTTCTGCTGTACCCGCGGACGTCGGCCCCGCTGGGCAGGCGGCACTACCGGCCGATCTTCGAGGCGGCCTGCCGGGCCGGGTTGCCGGTCGGGATCCACGCGGCGTCCACCACGCCCGGACCGATCACCGCGTCGGGCTGGCCGTCCTACTACATCGAGGACCACACCGGGCTCGCGGTCGCGTTTCAGGCCCAGCTGATCAGCCTGATCTTCGAGGGCGTGTTCGACCGGTTTCCCGACCTGCGTGTCGTGCTGATGGAGGGCGGGTTCGCCTGGGTGCCCGCGCTGATGGCCCGGCTCGACGCGCTGCAGGAACGGCTGGGAGACGAGGTCCCCGACCTGGCGCACCCGCCGTCGTACTACCTGCGCCACCACGTCCGGATCACCACACAGCCGATGGAGGAACCGGAGCGCCCCGGCGACCTGGTTCCGCTCCTGCGCGAGATCGGGCAGGAGGTGCTCATGTTCTCCAGCGACTACCCGCACTGGGACTTCGAGAACCCGCACCGTGCGTTCCGGACCCGGGTACCGGCGGACCTGCACCAGCGGATCATGGTCGACAACGCCCGGGCGCAGTACCGGTTCACGTCGTGA